The Episyrphus balteatus chromosome 4, idEpiBalt1.1, whole genome shotgun sequence genome includes a window with the following:
- the LOC129918380 gene encoding uncharacterized protein LOC129918380, with product MSFKTLIFFGLLAVALGFTLPEINDANLESEWVYGDVVPLADDVVLVRKARSPQGSVSGIFEHSRPMGSSATIDYNHQLSKNFDVYAGASRNFKFNDNSGHAGLRYRF from the exons ATGTCTTtcaaaactttaatatttttcggACTTTTGGCTGTTGCTTTGGGATTCACTCTTCCCGAAATAAATGATGCTAACTTAGAATCTGAATGG GTTTACGGAGATGTAGTACCATTAGCTGACGATGTTGTTCTTGTGAGGAAAGCACGATCACCTCAAGGATCTGTGAGCGGTATTTTCGAACACAGCCGTCCGATGGGTTCAAGTGCAACTATTGATTACAATCATCAATTGAGTAAGAATTTCGATGTCTATGCTGGAGCTTCGAGGAATTTCAAATTTAACGATAACAGTGGTCATGCTGGATTAAGATATAGATTTTAA
- the LOC129918381 gene encoding uncharacterized protein LOC129918381 produces the protein MFFKTLIFFGLLAVALGFTLPEENTAGLVDSEWVYGDVVPVAEDVVLVRKARSPQGSMSGTFEHSRRDGSSANFDYNHQVTRNLDVYAGAGRNFRYNDNNAHAGLRYRF, from the exons ATGTTTTTCAAAACCTTAATCTTCTTTGGACTTTTGGCTGTAGCCCTTGGATTTACACTTCCTGAAGAAAATACTGCTGGCCTTGTTGATTCAGAATGG GTCTATGGAGATGTAGTGCCAGTGGCTGAAGATGTTGTTCTTGTAAGGAAAGCTCGATCACCTCAGGGCTCAATGAGTGGTACCTTCGAACACAGCCGTCGAGATGGATCAAGTGCAAACTTTGACTACAACCATCAAGTGACAAGAAATTTGGATGTTTACGCTGGAGCTGGAAGGAATTTCCGATACAATGACAACAATGCTCATGCTGGCTTGAGATATAGATtctaa
- the LOC129918382 gene encoding uncharacterized protein LOC129918382, which produces MSFKTLIFFGLLAVALGFTLPEENTANLESEWVYGDVVPVAEDVVLVRKARSPQGSVSGIFEHSRPMGSSATIDYNHQLSKNLDVYAGASRNFKFNDNSAHAGLRYRF; this is translated from the exons ATGtcttttaaaactttaatatttttcggACTTTTGGCTGTTGCTTTGGGATTTACTCTTCCTGAAGAAAATACTGCAAACTTAGAATCTGAATGG gtcTATGGGGATGTAGTTCCAGTAGCTGAAGATGTTGTTCTTGTGAGGAAAGCACGATCACCTCAAGGATCTGTGAGCGGTATTTTCGAACACAGTCGTCCGATGGGTTCAAGTGCAACAATTGATTACAACCATCAATTGAGCAAGAATTTGGATGTCTATGCTGGAGCTTCGAGGAATTTCAAATTTAACGATAACAGTGCTCATGCTGGATTAAGatatagattttaa
- the LOC129919925 gene encoding uncharacterized protein LOC129919925 — MSFKTLIFFGLLAVALGFTLPEENTANLESEWVYGDVVPVAEDVVLVRKARSPQGSVSGIFEHSRPMGSSATIDYNHQLSKNFDVYAGASRNFKFNDNSGHAGLRYRF; from the exons ATGTCTTtcaaaactttaatattttttggacttttGGCTGTTGCTTTGGGATTTACTCTTCCTGAAGAAAATACTGCAAACTTAGAATCTGAATGG gtttACGGAGATGTAGTACCAGTAGCTGAAGATGTTGTTCTTGTGAGGAAAGCACGATCACCTCAAGGATCTGTGAGCGGTATTTTCGAACACAGCCGTCCGATGGGTTCAAGTGCAACAATTGATTACAATCATCAATTGAGTAAGAATTTTGATGTCTATGCTGGAGCTTCGAGGAATTTCAAATTTAACGATAACAGTGGTCATGCTGGATTAAGATATAGATTTTAA